One segment of Spiroplasma cantharicola DNA contains the following:
- a CDS encoding PTS transporter subunit EIIC codes for MKKEIKKTKFKKFLTTLRSGLEQFGRAILVPVTVIPLLALIGSIGYAGQAIATEVGTYSGGTKIALDAIKNIGMIAITNIDFLVAIGLAAGLAKSEKVSAALSGIMAYAALHFAANLMLQVVYPEMLKNAKEYGLITRFGVISFQYSAFGGMVAGLIGYYIHKYTYKLKFPEFLSFFGGPRFSPVASTLVAWIIGMPIGVVWIYINQGLKSVGESWQHMGAGAPLLYGIANRALIPFGLHQVINYFLYYTSVGATWVNGEGVVIEGIYNVAIAKLGEGVFITAKDTWIVNGTFPTNIFSLGGASLAMYMCIPKENRKVAGGAIISAMLASALAGTTEPIEFTFLFTAPVLYGLHIIFTGLTYMTMYICGFAQVSTRGSGIITWLAVDAMNFKNIQNVWGLFIVGPIAGAIYFGSFYYLIKKFNYNTPGRDGEIAVMITKNNPIKDQENLENKDLKDKAKSNKKEQYDEEFILNIINGCGGKENIKIMANCITRLRVTLVDKDKFNAEIINKTNCYGIKDMGDQKQIIYGPRVTNIATKVREYLGVED; via the coding sequence ATGAAGAAAGAGATTAAAAAAACAAAATTCAAAAAATTTCTTACCACTCTGAGAAGTGGACTAGAACAATTTGGAAGAGCTATTTTAGTTCCAGTAACAGTTATTCCACTTTTAGCTTTAATTGGTTCAATTGGTTATGCTGGTCAAGCTATTGCAACTGAAGTTGGAACATATAGTGGGGGAACAAAAATCGCACTTGATGCTATTAAAAACATTGGTATGATAGCTATTACTAATATAGACTTCTTAGTAGCAATTGGATTAGCAGCAGGACTTGCAAAATCTGAAAAAGTATCTGCAGCTTTATCGGGAATTATGGCTTATGCAGCATTACATTTTGCAGCAAACTTAATGCTTCAAGTTGTATACCCAGAAATGTTAAAAAATGCTAAAGAATATGGTTTAATTACAAGATTTGGAGTTATTTCATTTCAATATAGTGCTTTTGGAGGAATGGTTGCAGGACTTATAGGGTATTATATTCACAAATATACTTATAAATTAAAATTTCCAGAATTTTTATCATTTTTTGGTGGACCAAGATTTTCACCAGTAGCATCTACATTAGTAGCATGAATTATAGGTATGCCAATAGGTGTTGTTTGAATATATATTAATCAAGGATTAAAATCAGTTGGTGAATCTTGACAACATATGGGAGCAGGAGCACCTTTACTATATGGAATTGCCAACAGAGCTTTAATTCCATTTGGTTTACATCAAGTAATTAATTATTTTTTATACTATACATCAGTTGGAGCTACTTGAGTAAATGGAGAAGGAGTTGTAATTGAAGGAATTTATAATGTTGCTATTGCAAAATTAGGAGAAGGTGTCTTTATTACTGCAAAAGATACTTGAATTGTTAATGGAACATTTCCTACAAATATTTTTAGTTTAGGAGGAGCTTCATTGGCTATGTATATGTGTATTCCAAAAGAAAATCGAAAAGTAGCTGGGGGAGCTATTATTTCAGCTATGTTAGCATCTGCATTAGCAGGAACTACTGAACCAATTGAATTCACATTTTTATTTACAGCTCCTGTATTATATGGTTTACATATTATATTTACAGGATTAACTTATATGACAATGTATATATGCGGTTTTGCACAAGTTTCTACAAGGGGAAGTGGAATTATTACTTGACTTGCAGTGGATGCCATGAACTTTAAAAACATACAAAATGTTTGGGGATTATTTATTGTAGGTCCTATTGCTGGAGCAATTTATTTTGGATCATTTTATTATTTAATAAAAAAATTCAATTACAATACACCAGGAAGAGATGGTGAAATTGCAGTAATGATTACAAAAAATAATCCAATTAAAGATCAAGAAAATTTAGAAAATAAAGATTTAAAAGACAAAGCAAAATCTAATAAAAAAGAGCAATATGATGAGGAATTTATTTTGAATATTATTAATGGTTGTGGTGGTAAGGAAAATATTAAAATAATGGCCAATTGCATTACAAGATTGAGAGTTACTTTAGTTGATAAAGATAAATTTAATGCTGAAATAATTAATAAAACAAATTGCTATGGTATAAAAGATATGGGTGATCAAAAACAAATAATTTATGGACCCAGAGTTACTAATATTGCAACGAAAGTTAGAGAATATTTAGGAGTTGAAGACTAG
- a CDS encoding protein-tyrosine phosphatase family protein encodes MPFAQITKNLYLGDQFSNKLDQPNMELKISNMYYDIFKKNYSNESNVFYNDYFVKTKNKLALNLLDSHDPDDFNDYKFALAIKFINENIKDNLIYTHCQLGVSRSASTIFIYLVICKILNQNNFEVALNEYIKKFYPYIKVNYGIYKYLKNNFPYTNVEKISKMTWGDLIEY; translated from the coding sequence ATGCCTTTTGCACAAATAACAAAAAATTTATATTTAGGAGATCAATTTTCAAATAAACTTGACCAACCAAATATGGAATTAAAAATAAGTAATATGTATTATGATATTTTTAAAAAAAATTATTCAAATGAATCTAATGTTTTTTACAATGATTATTTTGTAAAAACAAAAAATAAATTAGCTCTCAATTTATTAGATTCTCATGATCCAGATGATTTTAATGATTATAAGTTTGCATTAGCAATTAAATTTATTAATGAAAATATTAAGGATAATTTAATTTATACACACTGTCAGCTTGGTGTTAGTAGAAGTGCGTCAACAATATTTATATATTTAGTTATTTGTAAAATTTTAAATCAAAATAATTTTGAAGTAGCTTTAAATGAGTATATAAAAAAGTTTTATCCATATATTAAAGTTAATTATGGAATATATAAATATCTAAAAAATAATTTTCCATACACAAACGTTGAAAAAATTTCTAAAATGACATGAGGTGATTTAATTGAATATTAG
- a CDS encoding ATP-binding cassette domain-containing protein, whose product MIEIKNISKIFKKNKGIFNVSFSIKDGDLTGLIGDNGAGKTTLIKSIMGDYKLDEGEIIFFEKNKNFRLLIGYFPDQNNFPKSEKIYDYCEYILDLKKIKIKDIKTKFENLVSMLGLEEYINNTFEKLSSGMQKRALLIPLLLTEPRLIILDEPTENLDVNSRLEFLKLIKYLAIEFKIMILITSHNINELEDYINKIIFLKNGKICYENNFDKSKESLIDLYHKHLGAENENMVFDKLKEIKK is encoded by the coding sequence ATGATAGAAATAAAAAATATATCTAAAATTTTTAAAAAAAATAAGGGAATATTTAATGTTTCATTTTCAATTAAAGATGGTGATTTAACAGGACTAATTGGGGATAATGGAGCAGGAAAAACAACTTTAATTAAATCTATAATGGGAGATTATAAATTAGACGAAGGAGAAATAATTTTTTTTGAGAAAAATAAAAATTTTAGATTATTAATTGGATATTTTCCTGATCAAAATAATTTTCCAAAGTCAGAAAAGATTTATGATTATTGTGAATATATTCTAGATTTAAAAAAAATAAAAATTAAAGATATTAAAACTAAATTTGAAAATTTAGTTAGTATGCTTGGATTAGAAGAGTATATAAATAATACATTTGAAAAATTATCATCAGGAATGCAAAAAAGAGCACTTCTAATTCCCTTATTATTAACGGAGCCAAGGCTTATTATTTTGGATGAACCTACAGAAAATCTGGATGTTAATTCAAGATTGGAGTTTCTAAAACTTATTAAATATTTAGCAATAGAATTTAAAATTATGATATTAATAACTTCACATAATATTAATGAACTTGAAGATTACATTAATAAAATTATTTTTTTAAAGAATGGTAAAATTTGTTATGAAAATAATTTTGACAAATCAAAGGAATCTTTAATTGATTTATATCATAAACATTTAGGCGCTGAAAATGAGAATATGGTATTTGATAAACTAAAGGAGATAAAAAAATAA
- a CDS encoding ABC transporter permease, with product MTIFNPISSRIMKHTMKSKFFWITFCTLIFTTFIIDILFLIKIKGTQSQPDKVVAYNYIIYATLTFFILLFEIFFANRFWMKDKSNGILNIEYRNDISINKIFWIRFISNKLILLTMLLSFYFINVLFFSFVKNIYFQINLLNQIIVLIGIISVDIFVSSIFIIVSQFKKQVTFGVIAGVFILVLPFNSFINLLTNLSNESYVTAENNIKYETTKRSHELYKSNSNFKLLVDQYSSLPSYLKLNNESQTYIIIDSEEDYAQFLADKGAFYFFSLYKEKFPYNRFYNFNEEEFKNNLIFQFIEQSNKLFELESVKPINNSSESIEEIWADSYYSINSKENIVLDGKYNFNELIKKLKVFYKNDQEKLEIISLVNFYCINVLSVNRDLSFLELGDREFLYGESLVKTVIDTNMNPGVMIFEKGLLDIINAYYNVNKNYSHEINENNNEFAISQTKKLYWKSFINPFFVLNEIQTFNYFNNKYQQNILLSNSSAFPSENYTYYHFVLKDNLQDTNFPNESMVKKIDVKNLSFLIIINFILCYIISFSLLLISFKLFKKYLQI from the coding sequence ATGACAATTTTTAACCCAATATCTTCAAGAATAATGAAACATACAATGAAGTCAAAGTTTTTTTGAATTACATTTTGTACTTTAATATTCACTACTTTTATTATTGATATTCTTTTTTTAATAAAAATTAAGGGAACGCAATCACAACCAGATAAAGTTGTTGCCTATAATTATATTATTTATGCAACTCTTACTTTTTTTATATTATTATTTGAAATCTTTTTTGCAAATAGGTTTTGAATGAAGGATAAAAGTAATGGAATATTAAATATTGAATATCGTAATGATATATCTATTAATAAAATATTTTGAATAAGATTTATTTCAAATAAATTAATTTTATTGACAATGTTATTATCTTTTTATTTCATAAATGTTTTATTTTTCTCGTTTGTAAAAAATATTTATTTTCAAATTAATTTATTAAATCAAATTATTGTCTTAATAGGGATTATATCAGTTGATATTTTTGTTTCTTCAATTTTTATTATAGTTTCTCAATTTAAAAAACAAGTAACATTTGGTGTTATAGCTGGAGTTTTTATTTTAGTTTTGCCGTTTAATAGTTTCATAAATCTTTTAACTAATCTCTCAAATGAAAGTTATGTCACAGCTGAAAATAATATTAAATACGAAACTACAAAAAGAAGTCATGAATTATATAAATCTAATTCCAATTTCAAACTTTTAGTTGACCAATATTCTAGTTTACCAAGTTATTTAAAACTTAATAATGAATCACAAACTTATATAATAATAGACTCCGAAGAAGATTATGCTCAATTTTTAGCAGATAAGGGAGCATTCTATTTTTTCTCACTCTATAAAGAAAAATTTCCTTATAATAGATTTTATAATTTCAATGAAGAAGAGTTTAAAAATAACTTAATTTTTCAATTTATTGAACAAAGTAATAAATTATTTGAGCTTGAATCTGTAAAACCAATTAACAATTCTTCTGAAAGTATTGAAGAAATATGAGCTGATAGTTACTATTCAATTAATTCTAAAGAAAATATAGTTTTAGATGGAAAATATAATTTTAATGAATTAATTAAAAAACTTAAAGTTTTTTACAAAAATGATCAAGAAAAATTAGAAATTATTAGTTTAGTTAATTTTTATTGTATAAATGTTTTAAGTGTAAATAGAGATCTTTCTTTTTTAGAACTAGGGGATAGAGAATTTCTTTATGGTGAATCATTAGTTAAAACTGTTATTGATACAAATATGAATCCAGGAGTTATGATCTTTGAAAAGGGATTATTAGATATAATTAATGCTTACTATAATGTAAATAAAAACTATAGCCATGAAATAAACGAAAATAATAATGAATTTGCCATTTCTCAAACAAAAAAATTGTATTGAAAAAGTTTTATAAATCCATTCTTTGTTCTTAATGAAATCCAAACATTTAATTATTTTAATAATAAATATCAACAAAATATATTATTATCTAACTCTTCTGCTTTTCCATCAGAAAATTATACTTATTATCACTTTGTTCTAAAAGATAATTTACAAGATACAAATTTTCCAAATGAGTCAATGGTTAAAAAAATTGATGTAAAGAATTTGAGTTTTCTAATAATAATTAATTTTATTTTGTGTTATATAATATCATTTTCACTGTTATTAATCTCATTTAAATTATTTAAAAAATATTTACAAATTTAA
- a CDS encoding MurR/RpiR family transcriptional regulator: MIKSIREELIKISQSNVNDSSTIISKEIIKNYDNYIFLSQKELANKCFVSESLITYFAKKMNYTGYRELVSRLKLERDLYNMDNPIKLEDNSIGNYRQEFEKTLSSIDAQNLEIIKTIDFLKNAKRIFILSSYDQVNNAESLFNIMQIQGKDVHFSKYRKTNGYYVNELTEEDAAFFLVSGLDNNSLVNYYERLFKNNCKRIVVVSNSQAYKFKEPDSLIVIQNIEKHEIYETARSSYIYYLLNFILINI, from the coding sequence ATGATAAAAAGTATAAGAGAGGAATTAATTAAAATAAGTCAGTCAAATGTTAATGATTCATCAACTATAATTTCAAAAGAAATTATAAAAAATTATGATAATTATATTTTTTTAAGTCAAAAAGAGCTTGCAAATAAATGTTTTGTTTCAGAATCATTAATTACATATTTTGCCAAGAAGATGAATTATACAGGCTATCGTGAGTTAGTATCTCGTTTAAAATTGGAGCGTGATTTATATAATATGGATAATCCAATTAAATTAGAAGATAACTCAATTGGAAATTATCGACAAGAGTTTGAAAAAACTTTGAGTTCAATTGATGCTCAAAATTTAGAAATAATAAAAACCATTGACTTTCTTAAAAATGCTAAAAGAATATTTATTTTGAGTAGTTATGATCAAGTTAATAATGCAGAATCTTTGTTTAATATTATGCAAATACAAGGGAAAGATGTACATTTTTCTAAATACCGAAAAACTAATGGTTATTATGTTAATGAGTTAACAGAAGAAGATGCTGCCTTTTTTTTAGTATCTGGATTAGATAATAATAGCTTAGTTAATTATTATGAAAGATTATTTAAAAATAATTGCAAAAGAATTGTAGTTGTTTCTAATAGTCAAGCATATAAATTTAAAGAACCTGATTCTTTAATAGTTATTCAAAATATTGAAAAGCACGAAATTTATGAGACTGCTCGTTCTTCATATATTTATTATTTATTAAATTTTATTTTAATAAATATTTAG
- a CDS encoding glucose PTS transporter subunit IIA — MKINLYAPCDGIIHPIEDLNDGVFSQKALGDGFFIEPITNTICSPLESATVSLIFETQHAFYIENKKTRLLIHIGIDTVALNGDGFKTAVTLNQKIKKNDILTSIDFELLEKRNLNKAIIVAIDSEKGESILHLKISKNQIKQGQLIGYLEVKKSPIKTEKSNLWKDISEDILKNVGGNNNFNSYYNCMTRLRIKINDKQLVDEDTLKNLAKVKGINWSGNELQIIIGGDAYKVKDEFDFILKSKNIKTEKKGAWRTITQFISNVMIPALPVLMATGIIAGIQALFAQFGWVQVPSAELPETQLNLFSMLLFIGSKVGLEMIGIVFCYNTVKYLGGDPIMGIFLGIALTTRHFLGSGFGEGALNWQHDGKGYYLFQLFGNKIYIKGYESSIIPLITGGIFLFYVDKFVKKWMPGAVDIVFRPAIVFMTAFVATLFIIGPITGIIEQLLGQSVIAIGDLPIGLGVAIFCGFWQILVLTGVHIAVANAVKFPIMANQGSSMLAAGFGIAILAQFGACIGVFLRTRDQKLKQAAVGAMPSIIFGISEPTIFGVNLPKIRPFVCGSIAAFFGGMLSGILKLDADVIGGGGFLQIMWFTDSILEMILYLMVLLITITIACLLTLTFFSERKTELKQVKTLNWSIKKYLVINNRVSKKEYNLLLNDKEKNIIVDLNNNKKEYYKYEKLKLEEIKLKQKLENSAAGKINNKNFENKINDIKVNLKEQEIVINDFNKKMIKVIDNYLTEISYVSKNNELLILRNDYLNSLNSLFNIYNNREKMESHLEVTNLNFKNKLLYVFRK; from the coding sequence ATGAAAATTAATTTATATGCACCTTGTGATGGAATAATACATCCGATTGAAGATTTAAATGATGGTGTATTTTCGCAAAAAGCTTTAGGTGATGGCTTTTTTATCGAACCAATAACTAATACTATTTGCTCACCACTTGAAAGTGCAACAGTAAGTTTGATTTTTGAAACCCAACATGCTTTTTATATTGAAAATAAAAAAACAAGATTATTAATTCATATTGGAATTGATACAGTTGCTTTAAATGGTGATGGATTTAAAACAGCGGTTACACTAAATCAAAAAATTAAAAAAAATGATATTTTAACGTCAATAGATTTTGAGCTTTTGGAAAAAAGAAACTTAAATAAAGCAATTATAGTTGCAATTGATTCAGAAAAGGGTGAATCAATATTACATTTAAAAATATCAAAGAATCAAATTAAACAAGGACAATTAATAGGTTATTTGGAAGTTAAAAAAAGTCCAATAAAAACAGAAAAAAGTAATCTTTGAAAAGATATTAGTGAAGATATTTTAAAGAATGTTGGGGGAAATAATAATTTTAATTCCTATTACAATTGTATGACAAGATTAAGGATAAAAATTAATGATAAACAGTTAGTAGATGAAGATACATTAAAAAATCTTGCTAAGGTTAAAGGAATCAATTGAAGTGGCAATGAGCTTCAAATTATTATTGGTGGAGATGCTTATAAAGTAAAAGATGAATTTGATTTTATTTTAAAATCAAAGAATATTAAAACAGAGAAAAAAGGTGCTTGAAGAACAATAACTCAGTTTATTTCAAATGTAATGATACCAGCACTACCAGTTTTAATGGCAACTGGTATTATTGCAGGAATTCAAGCTTTATTTGCTCAATTTGGTTGAGTTCAAGTTCCAAGTGCTGAACTACCTGAAACACAGTTAAACTTATTTTCAATGCTTTTATTTATTGGTTCAAAAGTTGGTTTGGAAATGATAGGAATTGTTTTTTGTTATAATACTGTCAAGTATCTTGGTGGAGATCCAATAATGGGAATCTTTTTAGGAATTGCTTTAACCACAAGACACTTCTTAGGTTCTGGTTTTGGTGAGGGGGCTTTAAATTGACAACATGATGGTAAGGGATATTATTTATTTCAATTATTTGGTAATAAAATTTATATTAAAGGCTATGAATCAAGTATTATTCCTTTAATAACTGGTGGTATTTTCTTATTTTATGTTGATAAGTTTGTTAAAAAATGAATGCCAGGCGCAGTTGACATTGTATTTAGACCAGCAATTGTCTTTATGACAGCATTTGTAGCAACACTATTTATAATAGGTCCAATTACAGGAATAATTGAACAATTACTCGGTCAAAGTGTTATTGCAATTGGAGATTTACCAATTGGTTTAGGTGTTGCAATATTTTGCGGGTTTTGACAAATTTTGGTTTTGACAGGTGTTCATATTGCAGTTGCTAATGCTGTAAAATTTCCAATTATGGCAAATCAAGGTTCATCAATGTTAGCTGCTGGATTTGGAATTGCCATCTTGGCTCAATTTGGAGCTTGTATTGGGGTATTCTTAAGAACTCGTGATCAAAAACTGAAGCAAGCTGCAGTAGGAGCAATGCCTTCAATAATTTTTGGTATTAGTGAACCTACAATTTTTGGAGTTAATCTACCAAAAATTAGACCATTTGTTTGTGGATCAATTGCGGCTTTTTTTGGAGGTATGTTATCAGGAATTTTAAAATTAGATGCTGATGTAATTGGTGGTGGTGGTTTTTTGCAAATAATGTGATTTACAGATAGCATATTAGAAATGATTCTTTATTTAATGGTATTGCTTATAACAATTACAATTGCTTGCCTTTTAACTTTAACATTCTTTAGTGAGAGAAAAACTGAATTAAAACAAGTGAAAACATTAAATTGATCAATTAAAAAATATTTAGTTATAAATAATAGAGTTTCTAAAAAGGAGTATAATTTATTATTGAATGATAAAGAAAAAAATATAATAGTTGACCTTAATAATAACAAAAAAGAATATTATAAATATGAAAAACTAAAATTGGAAGAAATTAAATTAAAACAAAAGCTTGAAAATAGTGCAGCTGGAAAGATTAATAATAAAAATTTTGAAAATAAAATAAATGATATTAAGGTTAATTTAAAAGAGCAAGAAATTGTGATTAATGATTTTAACAAAAAAATGATAAAAGTAATTGATAATTATTTAACAGAGATTTCTTACGTGTCTAAGAATAATGAACTTCTTATTTTAAGAAACGATTATTTAAATAGTTTAAACTCATTATTTAATATTTATAATAATAGAGAAAAAATGGAAAGTCATTTGGAAGTTACTAATTTAAATTTTAAAAATAAATTATTGTATGTATTTAGAAAATAA
- a CDS encoding glycoside hydrolase family 1 protein yields the protein MKKIGKDFLWGASTSAYQFEGGFDSDGKGLSIQDVKEILNKETSDFKVASDHYNHWKEDVTLMAQMGFKSYRFSISWTRIIPNGIGEINKKGVEFYSNLIDELLKHKIEPVVTMFHFDMPNELEKIGGWANRKVITAYVNYANVLFDNFGDRIKYWITINEQNVLLLQGPIVGIKRPQNCNVLKHVFQMNHNITVAQALVMEECHKRFDSKVKIGTAPNISSIYPASCKPEDIVASKNIAVLRNWFYLDIIVKGIYNRILLALLEEQNAMFEIRQGDMEIIKKANPDFIAFNYYTTTTVKMNEKIDNYKLPDQERVFGFPGFGQTVSNANLAKTQFGWEIDPKGLKVTLLELQERYNLPVIITENGIGAYDKLEEGKINDDYRINYLKSHIEAIKEAVNEGSQVFGYNCWSAFDLISVHEGISKRYGLIYIDREEKDIKTARRIRKKSSYWYEKVIKSNGENL from the coding sequence ATGAAAAAAATAGGTAAAGATTTTTTATGAGGTGCATCAACAAGTGCATATCAATTCGAGGGAGGTTTTGATAGTGATGGTAAAGGTTTATCAATTCAAGATGTAAAGGAAATTTTAAATAAAGAAACCTCAGATTTTAAAGTTGCTTCAGATCACTACAACCATTGAAAAGAAGATGTGACTTTAATGGCTCAGATGGGGTTTAAATCTTATCGTTTTTCAATTTCATGAACAAGAATAATTCCTAATGGAATTGGTGAAATCAATAAAAAGGGAGTGGAATTTTATAGTAATTTAATTGATGAGTTATTAAAACATAAAATTGAACCAGTAGTAACAATGTTTCACTTTGATATGCCAAATGAACTTGAAAAAATTGGGGGATGAGCAAATCGCAAAGTGATCACTGCTTATGTTAATTATGCAAATGTTTTATTTGATAATTTTGGTGACCGTATTAAATATTGAATTACAATAAATGAACAAAATGTTTTACTATTACAAGGACCTATTGTGGGAATTAAAAGACCTCAAAATTGTAATGTTTTAAAACATGTTTTTCAGATGAATCACAATATTACAGTAGCACAAGCTCTTGTGATGGAAGAATGTCATAAAAGATTTGATAGTAAAGTTAAAATTGGAACAGCCCCAAATATTTCGTCAATTTATCCTGCTAGTTGTAAACCAGAAGATATTGTTGCTTCAAAAAATATTGCTGTTTTAAGAAATTGATTTTATCTTGATATTATTGTAAAAGGTATTTATAATCGTATTTTATTAGCCCTTTTAGAAGAGCAAAATGCTATGTTTGAAATTAGACAAGGAGATATGGAAATAATAAAAAAGGCAAATCCAGATTTTATTGCTTTTAACTATTACACGACAACAACAGTTAAAATGAATGAAAAAATTGATAATTATAAATTACCAGATCAAGAGCGTGTTTTTGGTTTTCCAGGATTTGGTCAAACAGTTTCAAATGCAAATTTGGCAAAAACTCAATTTGGATGAGAAATTGATCCAAAGGGGTTAAAAGTTACTTTACTAGAATTACAAGAGAGATACAATTTACCAGTAATTATTACCGAAAATGGAATTGGTGCTTATGATAAATTAGAAGAGGGAAAAATTAATGATGATTATAGAATTAATTATTTAAAGTCCCATATTGAAGCTATTAAAGAAGCTGTTAATGAGGGATCACAAGTATTTGGTTATAATTGTTGGAGTGCTTTTGATTTAATTTCAGTTCATGAAGGAATTTCAAAAAGGTACGGTTTAATTTATATTGATCGTGAAGAAAAAGATATTAAAACAGCAAGAAGAATTAGAAAAAAAAGTTCTTATTGATATGAGAAAGTAATTAAGAGTAATGGTGAAAATTTATAA